The following coding sequences are from one Sulfitobacter sp. OXR-159 window:
- a CDS encoding IS256 family transposase, protein MKNDTDTAALSLLSNEAGHDPIEDRLRENIRATIEAVFEEELEAFLGRCRYDRRPGKLTGYRHGHRERQLIGTFGTETISVPRARAVDEAGKTTEWRSKALPRYQRLTKKAEALIASVYLAGTNTRRVKRALYGLFQGAVSKDVVSRAWRKVKVDWDAWVARDLANEDIVRLILDGTVIKTRIGRRATNISVLAAIGIRRDGQKVLLSIMNMGGESKAAWAEFLGDLDARGLKRPEFVIVDGAPGLEAALVALWGEDLPIQRCTVHKHRNLLGHAPKRMQDELTEDYRDMIYADDAGEIDKRRKAFLRKWRLKCRAVADSLEEAGDRLFTFTRLDPSQWKSARTTNAIERLNEEFRRRIKTQTVLPCAETVPMLLWALMASGQIQMRKVDGWETLAQPIAPISLDLAA, encoded by the coding sequence ATGAAGAACGATACCGACACTGCCGCGCTTTCGCTACTGTCCAATGAAGCGGGCCATGATCCGATCGAGGATCGCTTGCGGGAGAATATCCGCGCTACGATCGAGGCGGTTTTCGAAGAGGAGCTGGAGGCGTTTCTGGGGCGCTGCCGTTATGATCGCCGCCCCGGCAAACTCACGGGCTACCGGCACGGCCACCGGGAGCGTCAGCTGATCGGCACATTTGGGACCGAGACGATAAGTGTGCCGCGCGCCCGCGCCGTCGATGAGGCTGGCAAGACCACGGAATGGCGCTCGAAGGCGCTGCCGCGCTACCAGCGGCTGACCAAGAAGGCTGAAGCCCTCATCGCTTCGGTCTATCTGGCCGGCACCAACACACGACGGGTGAAGCGGGCACTGTATGGACTGTTTCAGGGCGCGGTAAGCAAGGACGTGGTCAGCCGGGCCTGGCGCAAGGTGAAGGTCGACTGGGACGCCTGGGTCGCGCGCGATCTGGCCAATGAGGACATCGTCCGGCTGATCCTCGACGGCACGGTGATCAAGACACGCATCGGCAGACGCGCCACGAACATCTCGGTGCTGGCGGCCATTGGCATACGCCGGGACGGGCAGAAGGTGCTGCTTTCGATCATGAATATGGGCGGTGAAAGCAAGGCTGCCTGGGCCGAGTTTCTCGGCGATCTCGATGCGCGTGGCCTGAAGCGACCGGAATTTGTCATTGTCGACGGCGCGCCAGGGCTTGAGGCCGCCCTCGTCGCGCTCTGGGGCGAGGACCTGCCGATCCAGCGCTGCACCGTTCACAAGCACCGCAATCTTCTCGGCCACGCCCCGAAACGCATGCAGGACGAGTTGACCGAGGATTACCGCGACATGATCTATGCTGACGATGCGGGCGAAATCGACAAACGTCGTAAGGCGTTCCTGCGCAAATGGCGGCTGAAGTGCCGCGCGGTGGCGGACAGCCTGGAAGAGGCCGGTGACCGGCTATTCACCTTCACGCGGCTGGACCCATCGCAGTGGAAATCGGCCCGGACGACAAACGCCATTGAGCGCCTGAACGAGGAGTTCCGCCGCCGCATCAAGACCCAGACCGTGCTGCCCTGCGCCGAAACCGTGCCGATGCTCCTTTGGGCGCTGATGGCATCGGGCCAGATCCAGATGCGGAAAGTGGACGGTTGGGAAACCTTGGCTCAGCCCATCGCTCCAATCAGCCTTGACCTCGCGGCTTGA
- a CDS encoding DUF4391 domain-containing protein, whose amino-acid sequence MTLYQYPPQTALKRVIPKTRIYDGAAASTALRDRFVREVDQITWAHKLAPETLNLPATAAVPEIQVFRVTLKGDALHDDILRAIDRAIPFPLLFELVAGDRIQPAAAYKRPSEAERGKWVLSDPLRGEWTAHDAPRAPLPVAVNMGVLYERMLSALMPVTPVPGEDVESRLARLAAIRAKEREIAQLQSRLRRESQFNIKVTLHGQLAEAQAAFDHMKDPGKTGGGKP is encoded by the coding sequence ATGACGCTGTATCAATACCCGCCCCAGACCGCGCTCAAACGCGTGATCCCCAAGACCCGCATCTATGACGGGGCCGCCGCCAGCACGGCGCTGCGCGACCGTTTCGTGCGCGAGGTGGATCAGATCACATGGGCGCACAAGCTCGCCCCGGAAACACTGAACCTGCCTGCGACAGCCGCCGTGCCGGAAATTCAGGTGTTCCGCGTCACGCTCAAGGGCGACGCGCTGCATGACGACATTTTGCGTGCTATTGACCGCGCCATTCCCTTCCCGCTGCTGTTCGAGCTGGTGGCGGGGGACCGCATCCAACCCGCCGCCGCCTACAAACGCCCGTCCGAGGCGGAGCGCGGCAAATGGGTGCTGTCCGATCCCTTGCGGGGGGAGTGGACCGCGCATGACGCCCCCCGCGCGCCCTTGCCGGTGGCGGTCAACATGGGTGTGCTCTATGAGCGGATGCTGTCCGCGCTGATGCCGGTGACGCCGGTGCCGGGCGAGGATGTGGAGAGCCGCCTTGCGCGACTGGCGGCAATCAGGGCAAAAGAACGTGAGATTGCGCAGCTTCAATCGAGATTGAGGCGCGAAAGCCAGTTCAACATCAAGGTGACGCTGCACGGCCAATTGGCCGAGGCACAGGCGGCCTTTGACCATATGAAAGACCCGGGAAAAACGGGCGGGGGAAAACCATGA
- a CDS encoding relaxase/mobilization nuclease domain-containing protein: MAETRTLQQAVLGEILPHVGRRSAAMAGEARVSSGRRRGTSGGAVAVMSWNALRVPQSVVKRVGTGGCHSPKELRRQMKYILRDEARVAAWSNQIGIDRAFGERGMENVIADWSASWCGAPKRGHTDHIILSFPKGTEAELAEAISREWAQEVFGGDYRDRYRYVAALHCNTDHVHAHVLVDKVGMEDGKFLSISRHSEISYDMMRELHAQIAGEHGLVLNASSRLSRGIMENAPRDTDLQAARKEGREPVVAPLDPESRALREAEIRRHAEGYRQLAQLAGMGLEADTPPDGWMGRIAEGAELAATNLMKGMPVKEGFAEGVDIPAAGADVIGRLIAARETLQAEADTAWSAIQDMAPGAEKVELEQLFAGQAREMGTLLGRDFLADHSSSVSPERDPYSVQGIAGLAARAAEEGNPLVAEADAALGHFRAELARVLAPMEARLEEAGSSIEEVAARFTAPHRSEAQLEASRPVDAQERSDWLRLERDLQARAHDVFAGLHMDRDLLADLARQDILDAGQGSRLADIATLDKLISDVRQDLRDGDMDQLAAGRIDPLMDRIEDPGLRQAVFSELKAIAAVDAGDDITGRDSEPAATYRTRIEAFERAEERGRDRDDTSGDYGL; this comes from the coding sequence ATGGCTGAAACACGCACCCTCCAGCAGGCGGTATTGGGCGAGATTCTGCCTCATGTGGGGCGGCGGTCTGCAGCCATGGCAGGCGAAGCGCGCGTATCGTCGGGCCGTCGGCGTGGCACGTCCGGCGGGGCAGTTGCGGTAATGTCCTGGAACGCGCTGCGGGTGCCGCAAAGCGTGGTGAAGCGGGTCGGCACGGGCGGGTGTCATTCGCCAAAAGAGTTACGCCGACAGATGAAATACATTCTGCGCGACGAGGCGCGGGTCGCAGCCTGGTCGAACCAGATCGGCATCGATCGTGCCTTTGGCGAGCGCGGCATGGAAAATGTCATTGCCGATTGGAGTGCTTCCTGGTGCGGGGCGCCGAAACGGGGTCATACCGATCACATCATCCTGTCTTTTCCCAAGGGAACCGAGGCGGAATTGGCGGAAGCCATCTCGCGCGAATGGGCGCAGGAGGTGTTCGGCGGGGATTACCGGGATCGATATCGGTATGTGGCGGCCCTCCATTGCAACACAGACCATGTGCATGCCCATGTTCTTGTCGACAAGGTCGGGATGGAGGACGGCAAGTTCCTCTCGATCAGCCGCCATTCCGAGATCAGCTATGACATGATGCGCGAGCTGCATGCGCAGATCGCGGGCGAGCACGGGCTGGTACTGAACGCCTCTTCCCGTCTGTCGCGAGGCATCATGGAAAACGCCCCGCGGGACACTGATTTGCAGGCGGCCCGCAAGGAGGGACGGGAGCCAGTGGTTGCCCCGCTGGATCCTGAAAGCCGCGCTCTGCGAGAGGCCGAGATACGCAGACACGCCGAGGGGTATCGGCAGCTGGCGCAACTTGCGGGGATGGGCCTGGAGGCCGACACCCCTCCGGATGGATGGATGGGGCGCATCGCGGAGGGCGCAGAGCTTGCCGCCACCAACTTGATGAAAGGAATGCCGGTGAAAGAAGGGTTTGCCGAAGGGGTTGATATCCCCGCTGCCGGAGCGGATGTGATCGGTCGTCTGATCGCCGCCCGCGAGACATTGCAAGCGGAAGCCGACACCGCGTGGAGCGCCATTCAGGACATGGCTCCCGGTGCCGAAAAGGTCGAACTGGAACAGCTCTTTGCGGGGCAGGCCCGCGAAATGGGCACGCTTCTGGGCCGCGACTTTCTTGCGGATCATTCTTCATCGGTATCGCCCGAGCGAGATCCCTACAGTGTGCAGGGGATAGCGGGGCTGGCTGCACGGGCAGCAGAGGAGGGCAATCCGCTCGTCGCCGAGGCCGATGCTGCATTGGGTCATTTCAGAGCGGAGTTGGCGCGCGTTCTGGCACCGATGGAGGCACGACTCGAGGAGGCGGGCAGCAGTATCGAAGAAGTTGCTGCCCGTTTCACCGCACCCCATCGCAGCGAGGCGCAACTCGAAGCCTCACGCCCAGTGGACGCCCAGGAGCGCTCGGACTGGCTTCGGCTCGAACGTGACCTGCAGGCGCGCGCGCATGATGTTTTTGCGGGGCTGCACATGGATCGTGATCTTTTGGCGGATCTGGCGCGTCAGGACATTCTCGACGCGGGGCAGGGCAGTCGCCTTGCCGACATCGCCACGCTGGACAAGCTGATCTCCGACGTGCGGCAAGACCTGCGCGACGGGGATATGGATCAGCTGGCCGCTGGCCGGATCGATCCGCTCATGGACCGCATCGAAGACCCCGGTCTGCGACAAGCCGTGTTCTCGGAGCTAAAGGCCATCGCCGCAGTGGATGCGGGCGATGACATTACCGGGCGCGACAGCGAACCAGCCGCCACCTACCGGACCCGGATCGAGGCTTTCGAGCGCGCCGAGGAGCGGGGGCGCGACCGGGACGATACCAGTGGCGATTACGGCCTCTAG
- a CDS encoding type IV secretory system conjugative DNA transfer family protein → MLHAMESRWRYPIAILLGLGVGTWIGAAIATLYLMARFGEDLGGFDIFELWLLNLSDPRVKANPAVEHTAWLITALPALLLAATGATSVHRGSLTDYDDAHFQSRPELRRNRMSASLSQNGFLFGKLGSPASRAPFVSATPDRFPHAMMIAPTGRGKGVGFVLPNLLHFQGSAVILDVKGENFEKTSIHRQKALNNQVWYFSPYDYVQPEGKNGPVLTRTHRFNPLQRIADLPSPEQQYTAVNTMADLFLIVESVNAQSFFQAGRSLFVASCLYAIETGKPTIGEALRIMTGGGNKKEFYKRAAMQTANPVVAEIFLSMADEVDKILDSYVSVIRGAGLELWLDPAVDRATQASDFDFGTFRRKPQSLYIVVQPEHLKTLAPLIRLLFADAIACLQRAHPGPDEPHPVMFLMDEFDQLGKQPLVLQSIKTIRSYGGRLFIISQSIPGLEGIYGETDRRALQAGAGVQIYMTPQDDRTADVLSAALGKRTIVGKTRSQATVRKLSESANISRRSEERALVSPAELLRFPLDKVLVLPEGQYPIKADHIRYYADRHFEEIDKARQGHALPYPPAAAPVSNRPKKITLEQPEPAAPAAISMGDKEFETAVQTYTGALQGYAEAARAKPKKTRSGRRQRSSGLAGTSTA, encoded by the coding sequence ATGCTGCATGCAATGGAAAGCCGTTGGCGGTATCCAATCGCCATCCTGCTCGGTCTCGGTGTTGGCACCTGGATCGGTGCCGCGATCGCCACGCTCTATCTGATGGCGCGATTTGGCGAAGACCTGGGTGGGTTCGATATTTTCGAACTTTGGCTGCTCAATCTGTCTGATCCACGGGTCAAGGCAAACCCTGCGGTGGAACATACTGCGTGGCTCATCACGGCACTTCCTGCCCTGCTTCTGGCGGCGACAGGAGCGACATCCGTTCATCGCGGGTCGCTCACCGATTATGATGATGCGCATTTCCAGTCGCGTCCCGAGCTCCGCCGCAACCGTATGTCTGCGTCTCTTTCCCAGAACGGCTTTCTGTTCGGCAAGCTCGGGTCACCTGCGTCCCGCGCGCCTTTCGTGTCGGCCACGCCAGATCGCTTCCCACACGCAATGATGATCGCGCCAACGGGCCGGGGCAAAGGGGTAGGCTTCGTTTTGCCGAACCTTTTGCACTTCCAGGGCAGTGCCGTGATCCTCGACGTCAAGGGCGAGAATTTCGAGAAGACATCCATCCACCGCCAAAAGGCGCTGAACAATCAGGTCTGGTACTTTTCGCCCTATGACTACGTTCAGCCCGAGGGCAAGAACGGGCCCGTCCTGACCCGCACGCACCGGTTCAATCCTCTCCAGCGCATTGCCGATCTGCCCAGCCCCGAGCAGCAATACACCGCCGTCAACACCATGGCGGACTTGTTCCTCATCGTCGAAAGCGTGAACGCGCAGAGCTTTTTCCAGGCCGGACGCAGCCTGTTCGTGGCGTCTTGCCTCTATGCCATCGAGACCGGCAAGCCGACGATCGGTGAGGCGCTGCGGATCATGACTGGCGGCGGCAATAAAAAGGAATTCTACAAACGGGCCGCCATGCAGACCGCGAACCCGGTGGTGGCAGAGATTTTCCTGAGCATGGCCGACGAAGTGGACAAGATTCTCGATTCCTATGTCAGTGTGATCCGCGGGGCCGGATTGGAGCTTTGGCTCGATCCGGCGGTGGACCGGGCAACACAGGCAAGCGATTTCGACTTCGGGACGTTCCGACGAAAGCCACAGTCGCTCTATATTGTCGTGCAGCCGGAGCACCTGAAAACACTGGCCCCCCTGATCCGGCTCCTGTTCGCCGATGCCATCGCATGTCTGCAGCGCGCGCATCCCGGACCGGACGAGCCACATCCCGTCATGTTCCTGATGGATGAATTCGACCAACTGGGCAAACAACCCCTGGTCTTGCAGAGCATCAAGACGATCCGCTCCTATGGCGGGCGGCTCTTTATCATCTCGCAGTCGATCCCCGGTCTTGAGGGCATCTATGGCGAAACCGACCGCCGCGCGCTGCAGGCCGGTGCGGGTGTGCAGATCTACATGACCCCGCAGGATGATCGCACCGCAGACGTGCTGTCCGCAGCCCTCGGCAAGCGCACGATCGTGGGCAAGACCAGATCACAGGCAACCGTGCGCAAGCTCTCTGAGAGCGCAAATATCAGCCGTCGCTCGGAAGAAAGGGCGCTTGTATCCCCCGCTGAATTGCTGCGTTTCCCGCTCGACAAGGTCCTTGTCCTGCCCGAGGGGCAATATCCCATCAAGGCGGATCACATCCGCTACTATGCGGACCGGCATTTTGAGGAGATCGACAAAGCACGGCAAGGGCATGCCTTGCCCTATCCTCCTGCTGCAGCGCCAGTCTCGAACAGGCCGAAGAAAATCACCCTCGAGCAACCAGAACCCGCAGCACCCGCGGCGATCTCCATGGGCGACAAGGAATTCGAGACTGCGGTCCAGACCTATACAGGCGCGCTACAGGGATACGCAGAAGCCGCCAGGGCAAAGCCAAAGAAAACACGATCTGGTCGTAGGCAACGGAGCTCAGGCTTGGCCGGAACTAGTACAGCCTGA
- a CDS encoding site-specific DNA-methyltransferase, translating into MISLAVAAAGWVGSSHPEITPPSNFHHLRDTTFHSDWLSMIAPRLRLAKNLLADDGVIFISIDDHEVQNLRNLGNEIFGEQNFVTSVIWQRVFSPKNSAQWFSEDHDYVLIFAKNKNTWRPNLLPQTEEMISRYKNPDNDERGPWTSSDLAARNRYDAGLYAITCPSGRVIEGPPKGRYWGVSEENFQRLNQENRIWWGADGNNMPRLKRFLSEVKQGITPQTLWFYKDVGHTQDAKKTLLKYVPFENTENVLNSVKPVALIQRMIQLATDAQSQDIVLDFFSGSAPTAHAVLEQNKADGGNRRFIGVQVAEPLRIPESKMKTIFDMGKLRVESVISEMKKEGIESLGFRVLKIDSSNMADVYYTPDATTQADLLTRVDNIKPDRTPEDLLFQVLLDWGVDLTLPITRESVAGKTVFTVAGTALIACFDNGVDETLVKTLATRHPLRVVFKDTGFKDDATKINVRQIFKSLSPDTEVKAI; encoded by the coding sequence GTGATCTCCCTGGCGGTTGCTGCCGCCGGTTGGGTGGGTTCAAGTCACCCGGAGATTACGCCACCTTCGAATTTCCACCACCTTCGCGACACGACCTTTCATTCAGACTGGCTTTCAATGATTGCCCCAAGGCTTCGACTTGCCAAAAACCTTCTTGCGGATGATGGAGTTATTTTTATCTCAATTGATGACCACGAGGTTCAAAACCTTAGGAACTTAGGGAATGAAATTTTTGGCGAGCAGAACTTTGTTACATCTGTTATTTGGCAAAGAGTATTTTCCCCCAAGAATTCTGCTCAATGGTTCTCTGAGGATCATGATTATGTCCTAATATTCGCGAAAAATAAGAACACATGGCGCCCCAATCTTCTGCCGCAAACCGAGGAGATGATTTCGAGGTATAAGAATCCGGACAACGATGAGAGAGGGCCTTGGACTTCAAGCGACCTTGCCGCAAGAAATAGGTATGATGCAGGTCTCTATGCAATAACATGTCCGTCGGGCAGAGTCATTGAGGGACCACCGAAAGGGCGATACTGGGGGGTAAGCGAAGAAAATTTCCAGCGGTTAAATCAAGAGAACAGAATTTGGTGGGGCGCTGACGGAAATAACATGCCTCGGCTCAAGCGTTTTCTTTCCGAAGTTAAGCAGGGGATAACACCTCAAACGCTTTGGTTCTACAAAGATGTTGGTCATACGCAAGATGCCAAGAAAACGCTTCTGAAGTATGTTCCATTTGAAAATACTGAGAATGTTCTCAATTCTGTTAAGCCTGTGGCTTTGATCCAGAGAATGATCCAGTTAGCCACTGATGCGCAATCACAGGACATTGTGTTGGACTTTTTCAGTGGAAGCGCGCCAACCGCCCATGCTGTGCTAGAGCAGAATAAGGCTGATGGTGGAAATCGTCGATTTATCGGTGTTCAGGTGGCGGAACCTTTGCGCATTCCCGAGTCGAAGATGAAAACTATTTTCGACATGGGTAAGCTTCGAGTGGAATCTGTCATTTCCGAGATGAAGAAAGAGGGCATAGAGAGCCTCGGCTTTCGCGTGCTGAAAATCGACAGCTCGAACATGGCCGATGTCTATTACACCCCCGACGCCACAACACAGGCCGACCTGCTGACCCGCGTGGACAATATCAAGCCGGATCGCACCCCCGAAGACCTGCTGTTTCAGGTGCTGCTGGATTGGGGCGTTGACCTGACCCTGCCCATCACCCGCGAGAGCGTCGCGGGCAAGACCGTCTTCACCGTCGCCGGCACCGCCCTGATCGCCTGTTTCGACAATGGGGTGGATGAAACCCTTGTCAAAACCCTCGCCACCCGCCACCCCCTGCGCGTGGTGTTCAAGGACACAGGCTTCAAGGACGACGCGACCAAGATCAACGTCCGCCAAATCTTCAAATCCCTGTCGCCCGACACCGAGGTCAAGGCGATCTGA
- a CDS encoding helicase-related protein, translating into MRIVDNTTTLLGDDLKSELSGASKFRVAAACFSIYAFDALKTELSELKEFEFIFTTPTFTPNGAIDRIKKEKREFFIPKGRAAETLSGSEFEIQLRNKMTQRAVARECANWIRKKARFKSNVTSAPMQQFGHVQRSETGAAYMPLSGFTAVDLGYQRGDAVSSYTQVMDEPQFAQTYLNLFDQIWNDEEKLRDVTAEVLEHIESVYQENPAERVYFMILFNLFSDFLSEIDEDVLPKDRTGYLESLVWQKLFNFQRDAAVGVINKLETYNGCILADSVGLGKTFTALAVVKYYELRNKDVLVLCPKKLADNWRNYNANLTTNIFAKDRFRYDVLCHTDLSRTSGESFGMRLDRVNWGNYDLVVIDESHNFRNNDVYKDRETRYQRLMNQVIKAGVKTKVLMLSATPVNNRFTDLRNQLALAYEGHSDALSKNLKTKTSVEEIFRRAQTAFNVWSNLPPDQRTPASILRALDFDFFELLDAVTIARSRKHIETFYDTADIGKFPTRLKPLSHHLPITHRDDVIGFNEIFAQLSDLKMAVYAPVNYIQPSRLKKYEDLYDTKTEGGKGTLKQADREKSLQALMTTNLLKRLESSVHAFRKTLGALSGNIGRTLDAIAQFEASGGAATVEDLDIDLEAVADEDDDFADFSVGKKIKIDLADMDVTAWKQELSVDKIIIDGLIAEMEKVTPEDDAKLQHLIAEIAGKMANPLNPGNRKVVVFTAYADTANYLFDQLAPHFAEAQNIHSGIVTGSGNPRTTLKKYYDFQSVLTLFAPRAKEKDKIMPDDPAELDILIGTDCISEGQNLQDCDYLINYDIHWNPVRIVQRFGRIDRIGSPNTQIQLSNYWPDISLDEYINLKERVENRMHIVDMAGTGEDNVLTSKSSDVAYRKDQLQRLQNEVIELEDVKTGISITDLGLNDFRMDLLNYLKTHDDLPRMPHGLHTVIPSDPKRGLHPGVIFTLRNIHDSVNVGQQNRLHPYYLIYIGQNGQIIADQTQVKRLLDLIRSGCKGVTQPIRDLCTAFNAETQDGRRMGTYSNLLNDAIRSMIEVKEERDIDSLFSGGHTTALTQTIAGLEDFELIAFIVVRDP; encoded by the coding sequence TTGCGGATTGTCGACAACACAACCACGCTGCTGGGAGATGATCTGAAAAGCGAGCTGTCCGGCGCGTCGAAATTTCGGGTCGCCGCCGCGTGCTTCTCTATTTACGCATTCGATGCCCTGAAAACGGAATTGAGTGAACTAAAAGAGTTCGAGTTCATTTTTACCACACCGACGTTTACCCCAAACGGTGCGATCGACCGCATCAAGAAGGAGAAGCGTGAGTTTTTCATTCCCAAAGGGCGAGCGGCAGAAACGCTTTCAGGCAGCGAGTTTGAAATTCAGCTTCGGAACAAGATGACCCAACGGGCGGTCGCGCGGGAATGTGCCAACTGGATCCGCAAAAAGGCGCGCTTCAAGTCGAACGTCACATCAGCACCGATGCAGCAGTTCGGACATGTGCAGCGGTCCGAGACCGGTGCGGCCTATATGCCGCTGTCAGGGTTTACCGCTGTTGACCTCGGGTATCAGCGCGGGGATGCGGTCTCAAGCTACACACAGGTCATGGATGAGCCCCAGTTTGCGCAGACCTACCTGAACCTCTTTGACCAGATCTGGAATGATGAGGAAAAGCTGCGAGATGTCACGGCCGAAGTCCTTGAGCACATCGAGTCCGTGTACCAGGAGAATCCTGCCGAACGGGTCTACTTCATGATTCTGTTCAACCTGTTCAGCGACTTCCTGAGCGAGATCGATGAGGACGTTCTGCCTAAGGATCGAACCGGTTATCTTGAAAGTCTTGTTTGGCAGAAGCTCTTCAATTTCCAGCGAGATGCCGCCGTCGGCGTTATCAACAAGCTGGAAACTTATAACGGGTGCATTCTGGCCGACAGTGTGGGGCTGGGCAAAACCTTCACGGCTCTGGCGGTGGTGAAGTATTACGAACTGCGCAACAAGGACGTTCTGGTCCTGTGCCCGAAAAAGCTAGCAGACAACTGGCGCAACTATAATGCAAACCTGACCACCAACATTTTCGCCAAGGACCGGTTTCGATACGACGTGTTGTGCCATACGGACCTTTCACGAACGTCTGGCGAGTCATTCGGGATGCGGCTCGATCGTGTGAACTGGGGCAATTACGATCTGGTCGTCATCGATGAATCCCACAACTTCCGGAACAACGATGTCTACAAGGATCGCGAAACCCGTTACCAACGTCTGATGAACCAGGTGATCAAGGCCGGGGTCAAGACCAAGGTCCTGATGTTGTCGGCGACGCCGGTTAACAATCGTTTCACAGATCTGAGAAACCAACTGGCGCTTGCCTATGAAGGGCATTCAGATGCCCTGAGCAAGAACCTGAAAACCAAGACCAGCGTGGAAGAGATATTTCGTCGCGCGCAGACTGCGTTTAACGTCTGGTCCAACTTACCCCCGGATCAAAGGACGCCAGCCTCCATCCTAAGGGCACTGGATTTCGATTTCTTTGAGCTGCTCGATGCGGTGACGATCGCGCGATCCCGCAAGCATATCGAAACCTTCTACGACACGGCGGACATCGGCAAGTTTCCAACGCGACTGAAGCCGTTGTCACATCATCTGCCGATCACGCACCGTGACGACGTCATCGGCTTCAATGAGATATTCGCCCAGCTGAGCGACCTGAAAATGGCCGTCTATGCACCGGTCAACTATATCCAGCCCAGTCGTTTGAAAAAATACGAAGACCTCTATGACACCAAGACGGAGGGCGGCAAAGGCACGCTGAAACAGGCTGACCGCGAGAAGAGCCTGCAAGCCTTGATGACGACCAACCTGCTCAAGCGGTTGGAAAGCTCTGTCCATGCATTCCGCAAGACCCTTGGCGCGCTGTCCGGCAATATCGGCCGGACGCTGGATGCCATTGCCCAGTTCGAGGCTTCCGGCGGTGCAGCGACGGTCGAGGATTTGGACATCGACCTGGAAGCTGTTGCGGACGAGGATGACGACTTCGCCGATTTCTCTGTAGGTAAGAAGATCAAGATTGATCTGGCAGATATGGACGTCACGGCCTGGAAGCAGGAGTTGTCGGTCGACAAGATCATCATCGATGGCCTGATTGCCGAGATGGAGAAGGTCACGCCCGAAGACGACGCGAAGCTTCAGCATCTAATTGCCGAGATCGCCGGAAAGATGGCCAACCCTCTGAACCCCGGCAACCGCAAGGTGGTCGTTTTCACCGCCTATGCCGATACCGCGAACTACCTGTTCGATCAGCTCGCGCCGCATTTCGCCGAGGCGCAGAATATTCACAGCGGCATTGTAACCGGATCGGGCAATCCGCGAACCACGCTCAAGAAATACTATGACTTCCAATCCGTCCTGACGCTCTTTGCCCCCCGCGCCAAAGAGAAGGACAAGATCATGCCCGATGATCCGGCTGAGCTGGACATCCTGATCGGCACCGACTGCATATCCGAGGGGCAGAACCTTCAGGATTGCGACTACCTGATCAACTATGACATCCACTGGAATCCTGTTCGCATCGTCCAGCGGTTCGGCCGGATCGACCGCATCGGCTCGCCCAACACCCAGATCCAGCTGTCCAACTACTGGCCCGACATCAGCCTGGATGAATACATCAACCTCAAGGAACGCGTCGAGAACCGGATGCACATCGTCGACATGGCGGGCACCGGCGAGGATAACGTGCTCACCTCCAAAAGCTCGGACGTCGCCTACCGCAAGGACCAACTTCAGCGCCTTCAGAACGAGGTCATCGAGCTGGAAGACGTCAAGACCGGCATTTCCATCACCGACCTGGGCCTGAACGACTTCCGGATGGACCTGCTCAACTACCTCAAGACCCATGATGACCTGCCGCGCATGCCGCATGGGTTGCACACGGTCATCCCGTCGGACCCCAAGCGCGGCCTGCATCCCGGCGTGATCTTCACGCTGCGCAACATTCATGACAGCGTGAACGTGGGCCAGCAGAACCGACTGCATCCTTATTACCTGATCTATATCGGCCAGAATGGTCAGATCATCGCGGATCAGACACAGGTCAAACGCCTGCTCGATCTGATCCGGTCGGGCTGCAAGGGGGTCACGCAGCCCATTCGCGACCTTTGCACCGCCTTCAACGCGGAAACGCAGGACGGGCGCAGGATGGGCACCTACTCAAACCTGCTCAACGACGCGATCCGCTCGATGATCGAGGTCAAGGAAGAGCGCGACATCGACAGCCTGTTCTCGGGCGGGCATACCACGGCGCTGACCCAGACCATCGCGGGGCTGGAGGATTTCGAACTTATCGCCTTCATCGTGGTGCGCGACCCATGA